One stretch of Natronoarchaeum philippinense DNA includes these proteins:
- a CDS encoding LURP-one-related/scramblase family protein, protein MATADDGSIAGIDLTDSEYQVVQSLIRNKYKATDAAGNVVLRGKQKMFKMKEEFPFTDGEGNDVFTVKAGGIIDVAGNYVLTDAQTGEDVAILDNDYSIFQDTWKIRDAETEAKIAEINSRGAMITAARNLVPFGEWIPHKYEITDQSGDHVGNISGQMSLKDTYDITIDDASDVPKETVVAAAMVIDAIQGN, encoded by the coding sequence ATGGCAACTGCAGACGATGGGTCGATCGCTGGGATCGACCTCACAGACAGCGAGTATCAGGTCGTTCAGTCGCTGATCCGGAACAAGTACAAGGCCACCGACGCGGCCGGCAACGTGGTCCTCAGAGGGAAACAGAAGATGTTCAAGATGAAAGAGGAGTTCCCCTTCACCGACGGCGAGGGCAATGACGTCTTCACGGTGAAAGCCGGCGGTATCATCGACGTTGCCGGCAACTACGTGCTCACCGACGCCCAGACCGGCGAGGACGTTGCGATCCTCGACAACGACTACTCGATCTTCCAAGACACGTGGAAGATCCGAGACGCCGAGACCGAGGCCAAGATCGCCGAGATCAACTCGCGGGGTGCGATGATCACCGCCGCGCGGAACCTCGTCCCGTTCGGCGAGTGGATCCCCCACAAGTACGAGATCACCGACCAGAGCGGGGACCACGTCGGCAACATCTCCGGACAGATGTCGCTGAAAGACACCTACGACATCACCATCGACGACGCCAGCGACGTGCCCAAAGAGACTGTCGTCGCCGCCGCG